The Styela clava chromosome 10, kaStyClav1.hap1.2, whole genome shotgun sequence genome window below encodes:
- the LOC120337301 gene encoding E3 ubiquitin-protein ligase Mdm2-like isoform X1: MPPIQHFRVREKLLRIMKMVGATERLFTTEKVLSYLGKYIEQRKLHDSQNMRIVRCKGDLLEDIFGVQEFTIGNLKDIWQFVFPHLIPATNKEIHEHDEKMKNRQESLQNTQHDAPSGKNDFQWMSQLPWWYFVEKNSKMAEENPDIATASGSIVATSTAYVVDTEYESESTVSTKPVDNEDRFSLEYEPDSESEDSDDTEPFYSDEDEPFMPAPLPRITDCDDTTTTDTTDVSMDFDIPLEDHWKCTECTTVNPPTVGYCQRCWKLRKGWLPDTELPSPILTKSFTLPAGEFSETFLPSVSRSYTQPNPITAGYDVADGKPNSGGSCSQPNRENLNSSNFNELPFNNSNKRKLDVSQDEINSPPLSKLKITTASNLSNLLLPSSTDHGASTSKDLNINTVFKKANSVSPNLTSSDSSTLRENQSSSTSNSHPQYSISVPGLCNICHNNPNDATIVHGNLGHQYCCYRCAKKLKKRGKTCPVCRQPIAFVVKNYICQM; this comes from the exons ATG CCTCCAATTCAGCATTTCAGAGTTCGTGAGAAACTCCTGCGAATTATGAAAATGGTAGGAGCTACAGAACGACTTTTTACAACAGAAAAA GTTCTTTCATACCTCGGAAAATACATTGAACAAAGGAAACTACATGATTCACAGAACATGCGTATTGTACGTTGCAAAGGTGACCTTCTGGAAGATATATTTGGCGTCCAGGAATTCACAATTGGGAATCTAAA GGATATCTGGCAGTTCGTTTTTCCGCATTTAATTCCAGCTACAAATAAAGAAATACATGAACATGATGAGAAGATGAAAAATAGACAAGAAAGTTTGCAG AACACGCAACATGATGCACCATCTGGTAAGAATGATTTTCAATGGATGTCTCAATTACCCTGGTGGTATTTTGtcgaaaaaaattcaaaaatggcTGAAGAAAATCCTGACATTGCTACTGCGAGTGGCAGTATTGTG gCGACATCAACCGCATATGTTGTTGACACCGAATATGAAAGCGAATCCACTGTATCTACTAAACCag TTGACAATGAAGATAGATTTTCACTTGAATACGAACCTGATTCTGAATCTGAAGATTCTGATGATACAGAACCTTTCTACTCAGATGAAGATGag CCATTCATGCCTGCTCCTTTGCCAAGAATAACTGATTGTGATGACACAACAACAACCGACACAACCGATGTGAGCATGGATTTCGACATCCCTTTGGAA GATCATTGGAAATGCACAGAATGCACAACAGTAAATCCACCTACAGTAGGATATTGCCAGAGGTGCTGGAAGTTAAGAAAAGGTTGGCTACCTGATACAGAATTACCCAG TCCAATTCTCACCAAGAGTTTCACACTCCCAGCCGGGGAGTTTTCTGAAA CATTTCTACCTTCAGTATCACGTTCATATACTCAACCTAATCCAATTACTGCTGGCTATGATGTCGCAGATGGAAAACCGAATTCAg GTGGATCATGCTCGCAGCCAAACagggaaaatttgaattccagCAATTTCAATGAACTGCCATTCAATAACAGCAACAAAAGAAAACTAGATGTTTCCCAAGACGAAATTAATTCCCCGCCTTTATCAAAGTTAAAAATAACAACAGCATCCAATTTATCAAACTTATTATTACCTTCATCTACTGACCATGGGGCTTCAACGTCCAAGGATTTAAATATAAACACGGTTTTTAAGAAAGCCAACTCAGTGTCACCGAACTTGACTTCTTCTGACTCATCCACGCTGCGTGAAAACCAATCTTCGTCGACATCAAATTCTCATCCTCAGTATTCTATATCTGTTCCAGGATTGTGTAATATTTGCCATAATAATCCTAACGACGCGACTATTGTTCATGG GAACTTAGGTCATCAGTATTGTTGCTACAGATGTgcgaagaaattgaaaaagagaGGAAAAACATGTCCAGTTTGTAGACAACCTATAGCTTTTGTTGTTAAGAATTATATTTGCCAAATGTGA
- the LOC120337301 gene encoding E3 ubiquitin-protein ligase Mdm2-like isoform X2, which produces MPPIQHFRVREKLLRIMKMVGATERLFTTEKVLSYLGKYIEQRKLHDSQNMRIVRCKGDLLEDIFGVQEFTIGNLKDIWQFVFPHLIPATNKEIHEHDEKMKNRQESLQNTQHDAPSGKNDFQWMSQLPWWYFVEKNSKMAEENPDIATASGSIVATSTAYVVDTEYESESTVSTKPVDNEDRFSLEYEPDSESEDSDDTEPFYSDEDEPFMPAPLPRITDCDDTTTTDTTDDHWKCTECTTVNPPTVGYCQRCWKLRKGWLPDTELPSPILTKSFTLPAGEFSETFLPSVSRSYTQPNPITAGYDVADGKPNSGGSCSQPNRENLNSSNFNELPFNNSNKRKLDVSQDEINSPPLSKLKITTASNLSNLLLPSSTDHGASTSKDLNINTVFKKANSVSPNLTSSDSSTLRENQSSSTSNSHPQYSISVPGLCNICHNNPNDATIVHGNLGHQYCCYRCAKKLKKRGKTCPVCRQPIAFVVKNYICQM; this is translated from the exons ATG CCTCCAATTCAGCATTTCAGAGTTCGTGAGAAACTCCTGCGAATTATGAAAATGGTAGGAGCTACAGAACGACTTTTTACAACAGAAAAA GTTCTTTCATACCTCGGAAAATACATTGAACAAAGGAAACTACATGATTCACAGAACATGCGTATTGTACGTTGCAAAGGTGACCTTCTGGAAGATATATTTGGCGTCCAGGAATTCACAATTGGGAATCTAAA GGATATCTGGCAGTTCGTTTTTCCGCATTTAATTCCAGCTACAAATAAAGAAATACATGAACATGATGAGAAGATGAAAAATAGACAAGAAAGTTTGCAG AACACGCAACATGATGCACCATCTGGTAAGAATGATTTTCAATGGATGTCTCAATTACCCTGGTGGTATTTTGtcgaaaaaaattcaaaaatggcTGAAGAAAATCCTGACATTGCTACTGCGAGTGGCAGTATTGTG gCGACATCAACCGCATATGTTGTTGACACCGAATATGAAAGCGAATCCACTGTATCTACTAAACCag TTGACAATGAAGATAGATTTTCACTTGAATACGAACCTGATTCTGAATCTGAAGATTCTGATGATACAGAACCTTTCTACTCAGATGAAGATGag CCATTCATGCCTGCTCCTTTGCCAAGAATAACTGATTGTGATGACACAACAACAACCGACACAACCGAT GATCATTGGAAATGCACAGAATGCACAACAGTAAATCCACCTACAGTAGGATATTGCCAGAGGTGCTGGAAGTTAAGAAAAGGTTGGCTACCTGATACAGAATTACCCAG TCCAATTCTCACCAAGAGTTTCACACTCCCAGCCGGGGAGTTTTCTGAAA CATTTCTACCTTCAGTATCACGTTCATATACTCAACCTAATCCAATTACTGCTGGCTATGATGTCGCAGATGGAAAACCGAATTCAg GTGGATCATGCTCGCAGCCAAACagggaaaatttgaattccagCAATTTCAATGAACTGCCATTCAATAACAGCAACAAAAGAAAACTAGATGTTTCCCAAGACGAAATTAATTCCCCGCCTTTATCAAAGTTAAAAATAACAACAGCATCCAATTTATCAAACTTATTATTACCTTCATCTACTGACCATGGGGCTTCAACGTCCAAGGATTTAAATATAAACACGGTTTTTAAGAAAGCCAACTCAGTGTCACCGAACTTGACTTCTTCTGACTCATCCACGCTGCGTGAAAACCAATCTTCGTCGACATCAAATTCTCATCCTCAGTATTCTATATCTGTTCCAGGATTGTGTAATATTTGCCATAATAATCCTAACGACGCGACTATTGTTCATGG GAACTTAGGTCATCAGTATTGTTGCTACAGATGTgcgaagaaattgaaaaagagaGGAAAAACATGTCCAGTTTGTAGACAACCTATAGCTTTTGTTGTTAAGAATTATATTTGCCAAATGTGA